In a single window of the Paenibacillus sp. MMS20-IR301 genome:
- a CDS encoding sensor histidine kinase — translation MIKQSIEKGIIRMTRSLNLRSKIVLFYGLIVFLPTVLLAAGAGYMMLQTVRANYILTIREAVRQSAQSIEFRKQSYDLLATRTATDGELISRISRSYEDITEQLGTVNYVDRSFLLTSKYLPGIENFRIYHTNDSLVQDGGLLWKPEDRKLSGMLERDWYAERLASPDNLVWTNAGDDRNKLVVSHKILSSSGDVYGIVYLLLNYKSVFAESFDHPFDGAGEMYIVDGNERIIASSEPSEIGTPLSSSSLSEYWGRADGTVRTNNGTVLITQEIKSGWRVGALVHLDRLEEQSRRILYYIAAGIAFFLLLSIFLIMIVLKNVIWRIRKLGTRMTDISEGYFEAKVKNRDNDELGELELLFNSMSGRLRKLVEEHTDALLKEREQSFRALQAQINPHFIYNSLSLIRWRALDLQDELQIRTIDALTTFYRLALSNQVNVTRFSEELEHVRAYLDIQQLRYPGQVSVEWQVEPEVLNLYTIKLILQPIVENCYLHGGITARTDAFIQITVEARGDKVRLQIFDNGKGIGKEKLEQIRAGTYSGTKNGFGMKNIRERLALYFGPEGCLEIDSAEEEWTAVTVTIPVCHERPELRKGEG, via the coding sequence ATGATTAAGCAAAGTATAGAGAAAGGGATCATTCGTATGACCCGGTCCCTGAACCTGAGAAGCAAGATCGTGCTGTTCTACGGCTTGATCGTATTCCTTCCTACAGTGCTGCTGGCGGCAGGAGCCGGCTACATGATGCTGCAGACAGTCAGGGCCAATTATATTCTGACGATCAGGGAAGCGGTGCGCCAGAGCGCCCAGAGCATTGAGTTCCGCAAGCAAAGCTATGATCTGCTGGCAACCCGGACAGCGACCGACGGGGAGCTGATCTCCAGAATCTCCCGCAGCTACGAAGACATTACTGAGCAATTGGGAACCGTTAATTACGTGGACAGATCCTTCCTGCTGACGAGCAAGTATTTGCCGGGCATTGAGAACTTCCGCATTTACCATACCAATGACAGCCTTGTGCAGGACGGCGGACTGCTGTGGAAGCCGGAGGACCGCAAGCTCTCAGGCATGCTTGAGCGGGACTGGTACGCGGAGCGGCTGGCTTCACCGGATAATCTGGTATGGACCAACGCGGGAGATGACCGGAATAAGCTGGTGGTATCACACAAAATCCTCAGCAGCAGCGGCGATGTATACGGAATTGTCTATCTGCTGCTGAATTATAAAAGCGTGTTCGCCGAATCATTCGACCATCCCTTTGACGGGGCCGGAGAAATGTATATCGTAGACGGCAACGAGCGGATTATCGCCTCTTCAGAACCGTCCGAGATCGGCACGCCCCTGTCCTCCTCTTCGCTCAGCGAATACTGGGGCAGGGCGGACGGAACCGTACGGACGAATAACGGGACGGTATTGATTACACAGGAGATCAAATCCGGCTGGCGTGTAGGTGCGCTGGTGCATCTTGACCGGCTGGAGGAACAGTCCCGGCGCATTCTGTATTATATCGCAGCCGGTATCGCATTCTTCCTGCTGCTGTCGATTTTCCTGATCATGATTGTCCTGAAGAATGTAATCTGGCGTATCCGCAAGCTGGGGACCCGGATGACTGATATTTCTGAAGGGTATTTCGAAGCAAAGGTGAAGAACCGCGATAATGATGAGCTGGGTGAGCTGGAGCTGTTGTTCAATTCCATGTCCGGGCGGCTCCGGAAGCTGGTAGAAGAGCATACTGATGCACTGCTTAAAGAGCGTGAGCAATCGTTCCGGGCACTCCAGGCGCAGATTAACCCGCATTTCATCTACAATTCACTCAGCCTGATCCGCTGGCGGGCGCTGGATCTGCAGGATGAGCTGCAAATCCGCACGATTGACGCATTGACGACCTTTTACCGGCTGGCCCTGAGCAATCAGGTGAATGTGACCCGGTTCAGCGAAGAGCTGGAGCATGTGAGGGCTTATCTGGACATTCAGCAGCTCCGGTATCCCGGCCAGGTGTCGGTTGAATGGCAGGTGGAGCCGGAGGTGCTGAATCTCTACACGATTAAGCTGATTCTGCAGCCGATTGTGGAAAACTGCTATCTGCATGGCGGTATTACGGCGAGGACAGATGCGTTCATTCAGATCACAGTTGAAGCCAGGGGCGACAAGGTGCGCCTGCAGATTTTTGATAACGGGAAAGGCATCGGCAAAGAGAAGCTGGAGCAGATCCGGGCGGGTACGTACAGCGGGACCAAAAACGGGTTCGGCATGAAAAATATCAGGGAACGCCTTGCACTGTATTTCGGGCCGGAGGGCTGTCTTGAAATCGACAGTGCAGAAGAGGAATGGACCGCAGTGACGGTTACCATTCCAGTCTGTCACGAGCGTCCTGAGCTGAGAAAAGGGGAGGGATAG
- a CDS encoding AraC family transcriptional regulator encodes MTEEIVTKKNELCRLIEQHTGRDGAFETAVPALFFIRYSKASEPAYRVYNPCMCFIAQGVKEIMLAQEHFVYTPADFLVASMNLPVVGQVIKASPEIPYLSFKLEFTQSQILEVLHETQLQIVTRENARRALFVGYIGTSLLDAILRLARLLDTPKDIPFLAPLYTKEILYKLLQGPYGVTLAQIAMEGSSTYRIREAIEQIISHSAEALRIDELADIANMSVSAFHRHFKEVTAMSPIQFQKQLRLQEARRLLLAESADAADVAFRVGYESASQFSREYSRMFGAPPRTDIKRLKEKYELPVQI; translated from the coding sequence GTGACCGAAGAAATTGTTACGAAAAAGAATGAGCTGTGCCGGCTGATTGAGCAGCACACCGGCCGGGACGGGGCTTTCGAGACCGCTGTTCCCGCGCTGTTTTTCATCCGTTACTCCAAGGCGAGTGAGCCGGCTTACAGAGTATATAATCCCTGCATGTGCTTTATAGCGCAAGGCGTGAAGGAGATCATGCTGGCACAGGAGCATTTTGTCTACACCCCTGCCGACTTCCTGGTAGCTTCCATGAATCTGCCTGTAGTCGGCCAGGTAATCAAGGCATCTCCCGAGATCCCATATTTAAGCTTCAAGCTGGAGTTCACGCAGAGTCAGATTCTGGAGGTTCTGCATGAAACACAGCTGCAGATTGTTACCCGGGAGAACGCCCGGCGGGCGCTGTTTGTCGGCTACATCGGCACCTCGCTGCTGGATGCCATTCTCCGGCTGGCCCGATTGCTTGATACTCCCAAAGACATTCCGTTCCTTGCTCCGCTGTATACGAAGGAAATACTATATAAGCTGCTTCAAGGCCCTTACGGTGTAACCCTCGCCCAGATTGCCATGGAAGGCAGCAGCACTTACCGGATCAGAGAAGCCATTGAGCAGATCATCAGCCATAGTGCCGAGGCGCTGCGGATAGACGAGTTGGCCGACATTGCTAATATGAGTGTATCCGCATTCCACCGGCATTTCAAAGAGGTTACAGCGATGAGCCCGATCCAGTTCCAGAAGCAGCTGCGCCTGCAGGAAGCCCGCCGCCTGCTGCTCGCAGAGTCAGCAGATGCTGCCGATGTGGCCTTCCGCGTCGGTTACGAAAGCGCCTCACAGTTCAGCCGTGAATATTCCCGGATGTTCGGCGCTCCTCCGCGGACAGACATCAAACGCCTGAAGGAGAAGTACGAGCTTCCGGTACAGATTTGA
- a CDS encoding response regulator, with protein sequence MRALIVDDEPMQIQGLLRHIRWEMLGYEPPLTARSGEEALAVLQANSVDVLITDVAMPGMTGIELLARVQTDYPQQQSLQTIMISGFDEFEFVQEAIHLGAKAYVLKPVKTDELELKLTAIREAAEKKKQLEQETALLREKVTESREVLLERFVKDLTGGSVHSEELLDSWRRLLDLPAGDWQATLFLFDCDRLFLHNSHDAKEQILLDEGLLNAVKLGLGGFSGVYTGKAGAGEAAVLVLEEVPQVRARLEKQLGFIQEVLREQYHTSVTIGISREARSWTEIPLLYKEVRHMIADARLAGFGQIVYFDRHLMNEYHDFRLREEYIPEIVKLLELGENSKASAYAAHAFEVMLAGEPVSFSYVQAFGMGLLSELARKLKRNKETDTEMNIQMWQRLIDCTGMEEVRKVVLEYVARYTLHKQQEQTVKEHHLIQQVRQQLAEHLQENLTVKQLAEQFHLNSSYLSVLFKKETGQTISDYVQETRMNKAKELLRDPGIKVYEVAERVGFQTAAYFTFLFKKNTGTTPQEYRDYHY encoded by the coding sequence ATGCGCGCGTTGATTGTTGATGATGAACCTATGCAAATTCAGGGCCTGCTCCGCCATATCCGCTGGGAGATGCTTGGCTATGAGCCGCCGCTGACCGCCCGCTCCGGGGAGGAGGCGCTAGCTGTACTCCAGGCGAATTCAGTGGATGTACTGATTACCGATGTGGCGATGCCCGGGATGACCGGCATTGAGCTGCTGGCCAGAGTCCAGACTGATTATCCGCAGCAGCAGTCCTTGCAGACGATAATGATCAGCGGCTTCGATGAATTCGAATTCGTGCAGGAGGCCATTCACCTCGGAGCCAAAGCCTATGTGCTTAAGCCGGTGAAGACAGACGAACTGGAGCTTAAGCTTACGGCAATCCGTGAAGCCGCCGAGAAGAAAAAACAGCTGGAGCAGGAAACCGCCCTGCTCAGGGAGAAAGTAACGGAGAGCCGGGAAGTGCTGCTGGAGCGTTTCGTTAAGGATTTGACCGGAGGCTCCGTCCACAGTGAGGAGCTGCTCGATTCATGGCGGCGTCTGCTCGATCTCCCGGCAGGGGATTGGCAGGCTACGCTGTTCCTGTTCGACTGTGACCGTCTTTTCCTGCATAATAGTCATGATGCCAAGGAGCAGATTCTGCTCGACGAAGGACTGCTGAATGCGGTGAAGCTCGGGCTGGGCGGGTTCTCCGGCGTATACACCGGGAAGGCAGGCGCGGGTGAAGCCGCCGTGCTGGTGCTGGAGGAGGTTCCGCAGGTACGGGCCAGGCTGGAGAAGCAGCTGGGCTTCATTCAGGAAGTACTGCGGGAGCAGTATCATACTTCCGTTACGATAGGCATCAGCAGAGAAGCGCGCAGCTGGACAGAAATTCCGCTCCTGTACAAGGAAGTGCGGCATATGATTGCCGATGCGCGGCTGGCCGGCTTCGGGCAGATCGTGTATTTTGACCGGCATCTGATGAACGAATATCATGATTTCAGGCTGCGTGAGGAATACATCCCGGAAATTGTCAAGCTGCTGGAGCTTGGAGAGAACAGTAAGGCTTCTGCTTATGCAGCTCACGCGTTTGAGGTGATGCTGGCCGGAGAGCCTGTCTCTTTCTCTTATGTGCAGGCGTTCGGAATGGGTCTGCTCAGTGAGCTTGCCCGTAAGCTCAAACGGAACAAGGAGACGGACACCGAAATGAACATTCAGATGTGGCAGCGCTTAATTGACTGCACGGGAATGGAGGAGGTCCGGAAGGTGGTTCTGGAATATGTCGCCCGTTATACACTGCATAAGCAGCAGGAGCAGACTGTGAAGGAGCATCATCTGATCCAGCAGGTCCGCCAGCAGCTGGCTGAACATCTGCAGGAGAATCTGACGGTTAAGCAGCTGGCTGAGCAGTTTCATCTGAATTCCAGTTATCTAAGCGTGTTGTTCAAAAAAGAAACCGGCCAGACGATCTCCGATTATGTCCAGGAAACGCGCATGAATAAGGCGAAGGAGCTGCTCCGGGACCCGGGCATCAAGGTGTACGAGGTTGCAGAGCGGGTAGGCTTTCAGACCGCGGCTTATTTCACTTTCCTGTTTAAGAAAAATACCGGCACTACCCCGCAAGAGTATAGAGATTACCATTATTAG
- a CDS encoding aldo/keto reductase: protein MEYTKLGNTGLDVSRLCLGCMSFGDAKRWNHPWLLEEETSRTIIKEALNSGINFFDTANVYADGTSEEMVGRALKDMANRDEIVLATKVFFRMHEGPNGAGLSRKAIMSEIDNSLKRLGTDYVDLYQIHRWDYNTPIEETMEALHDVVKAGKARYIGASAMYAWQFQKALHVAEMNGWTRFVSMQNHLNLIYREEEREMLPLCKEEGIAVIPYSPLASGRLTRDWAESTLRSETDQVQKSKYDATADTDRLIVEQVAAIAAERGIPRIHVALAWVLQKQPVTAPIIGATKLSHLTDAVGALDIQLTPEEITRLEEHYVPHPVVGAL from the coding sequence TTGGAATATACGAAACTTGGTAATACCGGTCTTGATGTCTCCAGACTGTGTCTGGGCTGTATGAGCTTTGGCGATGCCAAGCGCTGGAATCATCCATGGCTGCTGGAAGAGGAGACGAGCCGGACCATCATCAAGGAAGCGCTGAACAGCGGCATTAACTTTTTTGATACAGCGAATGTCTACGCAGACGGAACCAGTGAAGAAATGGTTGGACGGGCCTTGAAGGATATGGCTAACCGTGATGAGATTGTCCTGGCGACCAAAGTATTCTTCCGTATGCATGAAGGGCCGAATGGAGCAGGTCTGTCCCGTAAGGCGATTATGAGTGAAATTGACAACAGCCTGAAACGGCTGGGAACGGATTACGTCGATCTGTACCAGATTCACCGGTGGGATTATAATACGCCGATTGAGGAAACGATGGAAGCCCTGCATGATGTTGTAAAAGCCGGCAAAGCCCGCTACATTGGCGCTTCGGCGATGTATGCCTGGCAGTTCCAGAAGGCGCTGCATGTTGCAGAAATGAATGGCTGGACCAGGTTCGTCTCGATGCAGAACCATCTGAATCTCATCTACCGGGAAGAGGAACGTGAGATGCTGCCGCTATGCAAGGAGGAGGGCATCGCTGTAATTCCTTACAGTCCGCTGGCTTCCGGCCGGCTGACCCGGGACTGGGCAGAATCCACTTTGCGTTCGGAAACTGACCAGGTGCAGAAATCCAAATATGATGCTACCGCAGATACGGACCGCCTGATCGTCGAGCAGGTGGCTGCCATTGCTGCGGAGCGCGGGATTCCGCGCATCCATGTTGCACTGGCCTGGGTGCTGCAGAAGCAGCCAGTGACGGCGCCGATTATCGGGGCAACGAAGCTGTCGCATCTTACTGATGCGGTAGGAGCTCTCGATATTCAGCTGACACCTGAAGAAATTACACGGCTGGAAGAGCATTACGTGCCGCATCCGGTTGTAGGAGCCCTATAA
- a CDS encoding aldo/keto reductase produces the protein MDYVKLGRSGLDVSRICLGCMSYGVPERGMAPWSLNEAESRPFIKRALELGINFFDTANIYSDGTSEEIVGRALKEMTSRDEVVIATKVFFRMRPGPNGGGLSRKAIMSEIDHSLKRLGTDYVDLYQIHRFDQATPVEETMEALHDVVKAGKARYIGASSMYAWQFQKAQHVAGSNNWTKFVSMQNLLNLLYREEEREMLPLCREEGVGVIPWSPLARGRLTRDYNEQTARSELDQVGKAFYSQMAEADRLIIERAAEIAAGRNIPRAQVALAWVLQQEGVTAPIIGATKLQHLEDAAAALTVKLDAEETASLEEPYVPHPIMGNLS, from the coding sequence ATGGATTATGTAAAGCTTGGCCGCAGCGGGCTGGACGTCTCACGGATATGCCTCGGTTGTATGAGCTACGGGGTGCCGGAACGCGGAATGGCCCCGTGGTCGCTTAATGAAGCAGAGAGCCGGCCGTTCATCAAGCGGGCGCTGGAGCTTGGGATTAACTTCTTTGATACGGCCAATATCTACTCAGACGGAACCAGTGAGGAAATTGTGGGACGGGCCCTGAAGGAAATGACAAGCCGGGATGAAGTGGTCATTGCGACCAAGGTGTTCTTCCGGATGCGTCCTGGACCGAACGGCGGCGGATTGTCCCGCAAGGCCATTATGAGCGAAATCGATCACAGCCTGAAACGGCTTGGAACCGACTACGTCGATCTGTATCAGATTCACCGCTTTGATCAGGCTACACCAGTTGAAGAGACGATGGAAGCCCTGCATGATGTGGTGAAGGCCGGCAAAGCCCGCTACATTGGCGCATCCTCCATGTATGCCTGGCAGTTCCAGAAGGCACAGCATGTAGCCGGGAGCAACAACTGGACGAAATTCGTCTCCATGCAGAATCTGCTCAATCTGCTCTACCGGGAAGAAGAACGGGAGATGCTGCCGCTCTGCCGTGAAGAGGGGGTTGGCGTTATCCCCTGGAGTCCGCTGGCCCGAGGCCGGCTGACCCGGGACTATAACGAACAGACCGCCCGTTCCGAGCTGGATCAGGTGGGTAAGGCCTTTTACTCGCAGATGGCTGAAGCGGACCGGCTCATTATTGAACGGGCTGCTGAAATTGCCGCAGGGCGGAATATTCCGCGTGCACAGGTCGCGCTGGCCTGGGTGCTGCAGCAGGAGGGTGTTACTGCGCCAATCATCGGCGCTACCAAGCTGCAGCATCTGGAGGACGCGGCCGCTGCACTTACTGTGAAGCTGGACGCAGAGGAAACAGCAAGTCTGGAAGAGCCTTATGTACCGCATCCGATTATGGGGAATCTAAGCTAA
- a CDS encoding beta-glucuronidase — translation MLSKISLEGEWKLQLEENGQGLVLPFTDVITLPGTTSHARKGPKNREVLVGALTDEYLFEGPVWYSREFVITEEQAGKNGSLYLERTRLTTVWLDGREIGSRDSLNTAHVYELPQLLPGTHTLTIRVNNTGYPTKGGHMTSPDTQTNWNGITGRIELQFYGESRLSGIRLKSDLPARLVQISATLESEQEAVLVVSAKSLNSDTAHTVEEREYAVTPGEFSIGYELGADALLWSEFAPRLYTVTLELRNGAGLPADRQEILFGLKDFRADGDKFSINGEQTFLRGKHDGLIFPLTGYAPTDVEEWLRILGIAKSYGINHYRFHTCCPPEAAFTAADLLGIYMQPELPFWGTITVETDEGHNQAEQDYLISEGYAILREFGNHPSFVMMSLGNELWGSKERIDSFLADYKAFDDRPLYTQGSNNHQWVPEVLEHDDFFSGVRFTRDRLFRGSYAMCDAPLGHVQTALPGTMKDYDDQIVPAGFQNGEGGAAGAGGEILIQYGTEAKAVQAGGESGEWIPQVPVVSHEIGQYATFPNFEEIGKYTGPLKAENFVIFRERLESKGMGHQAAEFFASSGQLAVACYKEELEAAFRSRRLAGFQLLDLQDFSGQGTALVGVLDAFMDSKGLISPEEWRTFCNDAVLLARFPKFNYAAGEAFTAHVELSCFRSGMPETVKLQWELAVEGNTYAEGSAEAAVPAGTHYIDICDLEVSLPVVQTMQKATLSLQIAGSDIRKSYDLWIYPEQNSNPLAGIHVFKKLTAEATALLDLGANVLLMPQPELLQNAVEGYYCTDFWCYPMFRSISESMNRPVPVGTMGLLIDNTHPVLREFPSEAYSTYPWWTIVENSKSIIMDDADHRWMPVVQTIDNFERNHKLSFLSECSVGPGKLLICALDAAKVGETPEGRQFLASVATYMNSAEFKPGYTATAEEVNRLIR, via the coding sequence GTGCTGTCAAAGATCAGCCTTGAAGGCGAATGGAAGCTGCAGCTGGAAGAGAACGGGCAAGGACTCGTATTGCCTTTTACCGATGTGATTACGCTGCCGGGAACTACATCCCATGCACGCAAAGGACCTAAGAACCGTGAGGTGCTCGTAGGTGCTCTAACGGATGAATATTTGTTCGAAGGCCCGGTCTGGTACTCCAGAGAGTTTGTGATTACGGAGGAGCAGGCCGGCAAGAATGGTTCGTTATACCTGGAACGCACAAGACTTACTACAGTCTGGCTGGACGGCCGGGAGATCGGCAGCCGTGACAGCCTGAACACCGCGCATGTATATGAGCTGCCGCAGCTGCTGCCGGGAACCCATACGCTTACTATCCGGGTGAACAACACTGGTTATCCGACGAAGGGCGGACATATGACCTCGCCGGATACCCAGACCAACTGGAACGGGATTACCGGCCGGATCGAGCTGCAGTTCTACGGGGAATCCAGGCTTAGCGGCATCCGGCTGAAGTCCGATCTGCCTGCCCGCTTGGTACAGATCTCGGCAACGCTGGAAAGTGAGCAGGAGGCTGTACTTGTCGTCTCCGCCAAGAGCTTGAACAGCGATACTGCCCATACGGTGGAGGAGCGTGAATACGCCGTTACACCAGGTGAATTCTCGATTGGTTATGAGCTTGGCGCAGACGCACTGCTCTGGAGTGAATTTGCTCCCCGTCTATACACTGTAACTTTGGAGCTGAGAAACGGCGCCGGACTTCCGGCCGACCGGCAGGAGATTCTCTTCGGCCTGAAGGATTTCCGCGCTGATGGCGACAAGTTCTCCATCAACGGCGAGCAGACCTTCCTGCGCGGCAAGCATGACGGCCTGATTTTCCCGCTCACAGGATATGCTCCGACAGATGTTGAAGAATGGCTGCGGATTCTGGGGATTGCGAAATCGTACGGCATTAACCATTACCGCTTCCATACCTGCTGTCCGCCGGAAGCGGCCTTCACTGCTGCGGATCTGCTTGGCATCTACATGCAGCCGGAGCTGCCGTTCTGGGGCACAATTACAGTAGAAACGGATGAAGGCCATAATCAGGCCGAGCAGGATTACCTGATCAGCGAAGGCTATGCCATTCTCCGGGAATTCGGCAATCATCCGTCCTTCGTAATGATGTCGCTCGGCAATGAGCTGTGGGGCAGCAAGGAGCGGATTGATTCCTTCCTGGCAGATTATAAGGCGTTCGACGACCGCCCGCTCTATACCCAAGGCTCCAATAACCATCAGTGGGTGCCTGAAGTATTGGAGCATGATGACTTCTTCAGCGGCGTACGCTTCACCCGCGACCGGCTGTTCAGAGGCTCCTATGCCATGTGCGATGCTCCGCTGGGCCATGTCCAGACGGCGCTTCCGGGCACGATGAAGGATTATGATGATCAGATTGTTCCTGCTGGCTTCCAGAACGGCGAAGGGGGAGCAGCCGGGGCAGGCGGCGAAATTCTGATCCAGTATGGTACCGAAGCCAAGGCTGTACAGGCTGGCGGAGAATCCGGGGAATGGATTCCGCAGGTGCCGGTGGTCTCGCACGAAATTGGACAATATGCGACCTTCCCTAATTTCGAAGAAATCGGGAAATATACAGGCCCGCTTAAAGCGGAGAATTTCGTTATCTTCAGGGAGCGGCTCGAGAGCAAGGGCATGGGCCACCAGGCTGCCGAATTCTTCGCCAGCTCCGGCCAGCTGGCTGTAGCCTGCTACAAGGAAGAGCTGGAAGCGGCCTTCCGCTCACGCAGACTCGCCGGCTTCCAGCTGCTTGACCTGCAGGATTTCAGCGGCCAGGGTACAGCGCTGGTTGGTGTGCTGGATGCCTTCATGGATTCCAAAGGGCTGATCAGTCCTGAGGAATGGCGCACCTTCTGTAATGATGCCGTTCTGCTGGCGCGGTTCCCGAAATTCAATTATGCCGCCGGCGAAGCCTTCACTGCCCATGTGGAGCTAAGCTGCTTCCGCAGCGGGATGCCGGAGACGGTCAAGCTTCAATGGGAGCTGGCTGTAGAAGGAAATACGTATGCGGAAGGTTCTGCCGAAGCTGCGGTTCCGGCCGGGACACATTATATTGATATCTGTGATCTGGAGGTTAGCCTTCCGGTGGTGCAGACCATGCAGAAGGCTACGCTGTCCCTGCAGATTGCGGGAAGCGATATCCGCAAGAGCTATGACCTGTGGATCTACCCGGAGCAAAACAGCAATCCGCTGGCCGGCATCCACGTGTTCAAGAAGCTGACTGCTGAAGCAACGGCCCTGCTTGATCTAGGGGCAAATGTGCTGCTTATGCCGCAGCCGGAGCTGCTGCAGAATGCAGTGGAAGGCTACTATTGCACAGACTTCTGGTGTTATCCGATGTTCCGTTCCATCTCAGAGAGCATGAACCGGCCTGTGCCGGTCGGCACGATGGGACTGTTAATTGATAATACCCATCCGGTGCTCCGGGAATTCCCGAGTGAAGCCTATTCCACCTATCCATGGTGGACTATTGTCGAGAACTCGAAATCCATTATCATGGATGACGCGGACCATCGCTGGATGCCGGTTGTGCAGACGATCGATAATTTCGAGCGCAACCATAAGCTGAGCTTCCTGAGTGAATGCAGCGTCGGACCGGGCAAGCTGCTGATCTGCGCACTGGATGCTGCTAAGGTAGGCGAAACTCCTGAGGGCAGACAATTCTTGGCCAGCGTTGCAACTTATATGAATTCTGCAGAGTTCAAGCCGGGATATACGGCAACGGCGGAAGAGGTTAACAGACTGATCCGTTAA
- a CDS encoding carbohydrate ABC transporter permease — MKASRGEKIAEYIIVALLALLCISVLYPFLYMLAISLNDGADAAKGGVYLWPRNFTLINYEIVLGNETIRHSYLITVGRTVIGTIGGLLVTLLVAFGLSYRGLPLRSTILSYILLTMLFSGGLVPFYIQLNHLGLINTFWVYILPGLFSVWNMFVMLKFIQGIPEALVESAELDGAGPVRILMQIIVPLSKPMLAALGLFTAVGHWNDWFAGAFFVTKQDLIPVQTFLQQLLSAQDLSAVLGSNNNQEALARSSQMKNITLMSIKMAVVMVSALPILCVYPFLQKYFVKGVLLGSVKG, encoded by the coding sequence ATGAAGGCAAGCCGAGGTGAAAAAATAGCGGAATACATCATTGTTGCACTGCTCGCCTTATTGTGTATATCGGTGTTGTATCCGTTCCTGTACATGCTGGCCATCTCGCTGAATGACGGGGCCGACGCCGCCAAAGGCGGAGTGTACCTCTGGCCGCGCAATTTCACACTGATCAACTACGAGATCGTGCTCGGCAACGAGACCATCCGCCATTCTTATCTGATTACCGTGGGCAGAACTGTTATCGGCACCATAGGCGGACTGCTGGTTACCCTGCTGGTGGCCTTCGGCCTCTCTTACCGGGGGCTTCCGTTGCGGAGTACGATACTCAGCTACATTCTGCTGACGATGCTGTTCAGCGGCGGGCTGGTACCCTTTTACATCCAGCTGAATCATCTCGGTCTGATCAATACGTTCTGGGTATATATTCTGCCGGGACTGTTCTCCGTCTGGAATATGTTCGTCATGCTGAAATTCATTCAGGGCATTCCGGAAGCGCTTGTGGAATCGGCGGAGCTGGATGGGGCAGGGCCGGTGCGCATCCTTATGCAGATTATTGTCCCGTTATCCAAACCGATGCTTGCCGCTCTCGGCCTGTTCACCGCAGTGGGCCATTGGAATGACTGGTTCGCCGGAGCGTTCTTCGTCACCAAGCAGGATCTGATTCCCGTGCAGACCTTCCTGCAGCAGCTGCTCTCGGCGCAGGACCTGTCGGCGGTGCTCGGCTCCAACAACAATCAGGAGGCACTGGCCCGCAGCTCGCAGATGAAGAATATTACGCTGATGTCGATCAAAATGGCCGTTGTGATGGTCAGCGCACTGCCGATCCTCTGTGTATATCCTTTTCTGCAGAAATATTTCGTCAAGGGCGTTCTCCTGGGATCGGTGAAAGGGTGA
- a CDS encoding ABC transporter permease subunit, which produces MYNKFYKYRWQYLMILPGVILLFLFSYIPMAGIQVAFKDFQIGTSIWNSAWVGFGNFSFLEDPQFLTVVQNTLYISVLKFIFGFPAPILLALLINEVTRPVFKRFVQSVSYLPHFFSWIVVAYILQSFLTLDGGLVNQFIGKAGGEPVFFLGSTEWFRPMVVFSGLWKETGWNTILYLAAITTIDPQLYESAKVEGAGKLAQIRHITLPGIMPTISIVLILSIPSLITVGMDQIYPLMNSANQSVADVLDTYILRNGLQQGYFGMATAVGLLSSLISLTLVVSTNQLSRKLNGEGLW; this is translated from the coding sequence TTGTACAACAAATTCTACAAGTACCGGTGGCAATATTTGATGATCCTGCCCGGGGTAATCCTGCTGTTTCTGTTCAGTTATATCCCCATGGCCGGGATTCAGGTTGCCTTCAAGGATTTCCAAATCGGCACCTCGATCTGGAACAGCGCGTGGGTGGGCTTCGGCAACTTCTCATTCCTGGAAGACCCGCAGTTTCTGACCGTAGTCCAGAATACGCTGTATATTTCGGTGCTGAAGTTCATCTTCGGCTTCCCGGCTCCGATTCTGCTGGCGCTTCTGATCAATGAGGTTACCCGTCCGGTGTTCAAGCGTTTTGTCCAGTCGGTCAGCTATTTGCCGCATTTCTTCTCGTGGATTGTAGTCGCCTATATCCTACAGTCCTTTCTGACGCTGGACGGGGGACTGGTCAATCAGTTCATCGGGAAGGCAGGGGGCGAACCGGTCTTTTTCCTGGGCTCAACAGAGTGGTTCCGGCCAATGGTCGTGTTCAGCGGACTATGGAAAGAAACCGGCTGGAATACGATCCTATATCTGGCGGCTATTACAACGATTGATCCGCAGCTGTATGAATCGGCCAAGGTTGAAGGTGCCGGCAAGCTGGCCCAGATCCGCCATATCACGCTTCCGGGAATTATGCCGACGATCTCCATCGTGCTGATTCTAAGTATTCCCAGCTTAATCACAGTGGGAATGGATCAGATCTATCCGCTGATGAACTCTGCCAACCAGAGTGTTGCGGATGTCCTCGATACTTATATTCTCCGCAACGGCTTACAGCAGGGGTACTTCGGAATGGCGACGGCTGTAGGCCTCCTGTCATCGCTAATCAGCCTGACGCTGGTCGTATCCACAAATCAGCTATCCAGAAAACTTAACGGGGAAGGACTGTGGTGA